The DNA segment ataaaatttgaacaaacaaatcaaaaagatTAAACACACTCAGTATGCATTAACATAAAAACAACTTATGCAAtaaactgagagacaacatacttccaaaactgacttaaatccaaacaagctcaaaactaaaactgagtcagtatacacaaatgtcttaagtctaattcaattagatcttggaaggtttagaattaagttaagacaatatgtgcaacccttacgggggagtaattttaaaaaaaataatacaatcatggggcaacttataactgagttccgtaattatgtattttgccaacatcaaaatgggggagtttgttgaaacacctttccacaagattttgatttgacaaaatcatccatgattaagaggcaattaaatttagatgctttgatttaattgtactaatatgtttgttcaatattgagtgcaaaaatatatataaagtaaagacaggacaaaagtcagcacaagcaaagctgagtagaacggaactcagcatgacagaataaaagctgagtggagtaggattcagaaacaaaacgaagctgactaaaattgaagatttcttcagaagcggttaaacagaacggagctgacctagaaggaactcaacatgaacgttgaacattcgaagagaacaaacgaagctgagtgacagtcaggacagcatgaaggatccgttcactaaacgacaaagtctgccaaccttctgcaccaataattggaacctcgaagatacacaaaagactaattccaagagacatgggtcattggattattggtaaaagacaactggcacaaaaagacaagtcagacgcaagaagacaaacctgacgcctgaagaaaacagagaaagggaatggcggaacagtctgaagctgtccagaatctgtcccctaaaagagccgttttggtgttaacggctaagacatttcaaaacgatcaaatctacagatttccttctataaaaggacaatcgataAACTTGGATatcactgaagcatcaagagaaaaatacaaagagagaaagtcttgaaagcactcaaatacaaaaagatcttacaccaacttttctattctctgtgtaaatgctagattgatttgtagtcatctaaagtgttctttagttcaaaaagaacaagtttgtgatcaatagggatattgagagtgttaagctgggtgcttggttgtaagcatttcagtggtagagaaatctaggtgctgggttgtagtacttagtaggagttgagtagacgaatagaggaaggtactcttgcatattcaactgccttgtaatcggtttgtgctctacctttaaagagctcagtattggattcaaaaagcccggaggactctggggactggacgtaggcagagaggccgaaccaggataagtaatactgagtaatctctaaactctgtcttataattgcatgtgttgtttgctttatttactcagcatataaattgcctaagctgatcttgagtaagtaagtggtgctgagttagaagctgacctccaagagtgtcaattcttaactcacaagaaaacaactttggtcaacatctaactaaagctgtcctgaaacatatctcaccaagctgaccaaaggctaagttaataaactctcaaaacaaccttcagtcagcttaattaaacgcgaaaagttatattagttcctaacccccccttggaactaattaccagggactaACAGGGGCATGAAGCGGTGCTGACCAACGCAAATCGGGTTAGGAGGCATATCAGTACTGAGGATAACTGCGGGTATTGCGGAGCTAGAGAAGACTTAACTCACCTCTTTCGAGATTGTGTCGAAGCAAGGCACGTTTGGATGTTCTTCATACCAATCAATCGGCAGGTTGATTTCTTCTCCGGAGACGCTAGATCGTGGATGTTGGGGAACctgcaagcaaaagaaaaatggAATGGAATCTCATGGGTAATAATTTTTGGTTCGTGCTGCTGGTTACTATGGAAGTGGCGAAATGAGGCAGTATTTGAAGGTGTCGGACGGGGACTGAACGAGAAGATTGATGGTGTAATCCGTTCCGCTTCGGAGCAGGCCGAAGCGGTAAGAAGCAAGCCGATTGCGAGTATGGTTCCACCACACTCGGTGGACCGTATGGTCAAATGGATACCTCCGGTGGAGGGATGGGTCAAGCTTAACAGTGACGGGGCACGTAGCAGCAGTACGGGAAGGGCGACCTGTGGGGGGATTGCCCGCGACAGCGGCGGAAACTGGTTAGGGGGGTTCTACTGTAATTTAGGGATCTGTTCTATGGACCTGGCGGAGGTTTGGGGTCTTTATTACAGTCTGGAGATAGCCTGGAGAAAGGGATGGAAGAAGGTAACTATTGAGATGGATTCTAAAGCAATTGTGGAGTTAATTAGAATGGAAGGTCATCGGTTACATAGGGCTGACTGGCTGATTGAAGAATGTCGGAAGCAGATTGGTTCGAATTGGGATGTCAACGTTGTTCATGTCCTTCGAGAAGGGAATAGAGCAGCGGACTTTATGGCAAATTTTGCAAGAGAAAGGAGTTTAGGGTATCACGAGTGTGAGAATCCCCCTGCAGGCTTAATAGACATCATGGAGACGGATAGATCTGGGTCTGGCATCCTCAGGAGAGCTCGAGAGATGGTTTAAGTTTTGTTTGTTTGCTGTTTTCGGGGCCTAGGCCCTTCCTCCTGTCCAAAAAAAACCACCTAATACGATGAGCGAACTTTGAACCACCCAATATGAGACACAAATCAAATCATGTCATGCCACTCAAAGCAAGGCATTAGTAGCGGGGAAATCATCAATTTCATGACAGTTGATGCAGAAccaaggcttaatatatcatttgtcccCTGAACATAttcaaaaacttgattgacccccctgaactttcaaaatgttccgatagccccttgaacttgtataaaatatccagttagccccctgaatttatataaaatgtaatcaattgatcattcggtcgtaaaaaagtaagttaaatgcggaagatgtatttcataattaaaaaatagattaaaaaggaagttattgcTTACTCaattatacaacttgtcttctctaatattaaaattgtatactttgattttggtcattttaatttttttaagactcgtgaaatacatcttccgcatttaacttacttttttttacgaccgagtgatcaattgattatattttacgcaagttcagggggctaactgaacgttttatgcaagttcagagggttaccggaacactttgaaagttcaggggggccaatcaaactttttggataagttcagaaggcaaatgatgtattaagcccagAGCGAATAAATGACTTTAGCTGGTACATGCATGATCTGTGGATGGTATGGTCATCATCCAAGTTGGTCTGGCCTTGttcatattatataaaaatcTTAGAGTTGCATTTGTTGTAGCCATAATCATCATGTTATTGAAATATCCATTAGGAAGATTACTTGGAAACTTTCAAGACAAGTTGATGAAGTCTAAAGATCAGAGAATGAAAGCTACTTATGAGATCCTAAGGCTCTGATGACACTTTGTATTCAAGGTGACTGGACAACATAGGCTTTTGTCCAGCATAATCTAACAGTCCCTGAGATATTTGGTGCTTCTATTAGAATGAAAGAAAGTAAGGTTAGAACCCAACTTTCAAACCATGAACTGCTTTCAAAACTTATATCTTTTAAGGTTGGGATAGGAGCTTAGAAATTCAAGAGAAATTCTCGGAGACGATTTGCATAACCATGTTATAGGGAAGCTTTCAAGGGAAAGTAATTGGGATAGCATCTAAGAATTTCTCTTGGAATTTCTAAGCTCATGTTCCAACCTTGAAACTTATAAATTTTAAAGTAGTTCATGGTATGCATGTAACTGTTTGCGGTAGTGTTAGTTCTAGCAAGCCGAGCTGATCCTATATTCTAAAAGAGGTATCGAAGATCTCAGGGATGCTTAAATTATGTGGGACAAAGTCCTATGTCGCTCAATCACCTTGGATACAAAGTAGTTATCAGACGTAGCCTCCATTCGTTGATCTTTTAGACTTCATCAACTTGTCTTGAAAGTTTTCCTATAATCTTCCTAATGGATAATTCAATAACATGCTGATTATGATTTCAACAAACACATGAACATATTTAACTCGAAGATTTTTATACATTATGAATAAAGCCAAACCAACTTGGATGATGACTAGCCACAAATCATGCATGTACTAGCTAAAGTCATTGATTTGCTCCGCATCAACATTCACGAAGTTGATGATTTCCCTAAGACCATTTGTATCTATATGTATTAGGATCCCAATTCATAGATCTCTCGGTTCGAGAACGAAAAAAAAGAGGATCGAACCATTTCTTCCGACTCTGTTTCAAATTCGATCAATGTTGGTTGATCGCCTAGGGGTTGAGAAGGAAGTCTTTATTGAATTGAtcatagaaaaaaaaaggatagaAATGGAATCGGTTGTTTAAGTCGGAAGATCAGACTTTGAGTGGCATGAAATGATTTGATTTGTGCCTCATAGTAGATGGTTCAAAATTTGTTGTttgatttataaaataaaattgaatcatATATTCGAATATTTTGATGTATATAACCAATTGAATTAATATAATCAATCAATATGAGGCAATTTATCAAATTAGGATTTTTGAATATTGtacaataaaataagaaaaaataaaaaataaagagatAATCATGGCATGGTAAAAGTTGTTTGAAGTTTTAGGAAAGAAGAGATAAATAAACATTGAAAAGTAAGCATCAGATCGTTTTACCTTTTTCAAAGAAGCAGTAGTTCACTTTTTTATTTGGAGATGTAAAAagcaaaaatgagattactaaccAAACACAAACGAATATAAAAAAGAGCACCTAAATATCTCTAGAAAAAAAAGCATATGCGAGTAATTATTTTACAATTATGTCGTGTGCTCCCATTATTATATCACCAAATTTTAATCCAATTtttaaataatacattttatttCTGCAATTTCTTTATAATTGACATTATTCACAATTTGcattgaaaaattaatattgtgatataaaattttaagaaaaaaagaaaaagtggtTTTATCCATTTTCAAGTAGAAGaatgtgttttttaatttgGAAATAACATTGAAAATTTAGCTTATTTCGCTCCCGCTTGCTCCTCCTCTTCCCGCGCCTTTTTCACGAGTAGCACGAATTCTCAGTTCTGATGACTGCCATAAAATCATATGTGTGCTCGTGACCGGCCATAAAATCAGTTCTGACTGCTATAATTCGTTGGTTTGTGGAAGAATAAAATGGTTTGGAATTTCCCAGATATATCGTTGGAGGAAATGGTGAAACTAATACAAGGGTTTGTTGATATATTGATTTTGGCATCTTCCTATCAATCTTCGGGTCTTTTAGCACACTGGGACGCTCACAACATCAAGAGAGCCTTCCAGTGGGCTTCCTTCTTTGAAAATGTAAGTGAATTTTATCCACCCCCTTTCATTCTGCTGATTAGTTTCTTTTGTGGATCTGTTATTATAGATATCTCAAATAGTTGTTGAAATGTTTGATTGGGATATTAATCTGAATATGATACGTTAACTGATTATGTGTTTAGACTTGTTGCTGGAAAATAAGATTTCAATATGCAAATTTGCTTATTTTGAACTGAAAATGTCACTGGTTTTAGCTACATTGTTAATTCCTTCTGCTTTTTCCATTGTTTTGTCGGGGTTAATTTTAGGTACTTGGAAAGCTGATCAGTTTAGATGTTTACAAGGACTCGGTTGGGGAACTTGATGCTGCTATATATGAAATGACTTGCAATCCTTCGTTTCCTAAGGTAGGGAGTTGCATCCTAGTTTCTAATAATGCATATGCTAATTCGGTTTGAGTGCACTGATGTATCTGTTGAAAACAGGGTCTTGCGAATTTGTCGTGTAATACTCTTGTGAAAGCAAGAAATCTTGTGCTTGAACATTTCTTCCATACATTACCATTGAGGGATTCACATCTCATGGTTTTCCTCACTGCAATTATTGAGATGGATCTGGAGAAACTGTCAGGATCAGAGCATGACTACCTTCCTATTTATCTCAATAAGTTAACGATGAATGCACCATTTCACTTAGTTCCAGAAAAGAGGGGTCACATAGAGGATTCAGTAATCATATCAAAAACTATGGAGACGGGGACATGTCCTGATGATGATCTAACCAAGTTCACTCTGCAAGAGTTGTTGAGGAGGCAATCTGCAGTTTCAGGCATATTGACAATTGGCACAGGCTTGGATATCCTCTCTAATGCCTTCAGATGCAGCAACTGCACAGATTTTCAAAGTAGCTCATATGAAGAAGAATTGAAACCTGAAAGAACTCCAGTATCAGCAGGGTACACATTATACTTTTTctgattatataaaaaaataatttttatttacttaaTGCATAAAGCCATGTaggttattttttattttcttttgcacTGCTTTTGCTTGTTAGTTACCAGAGTCAATGCTTGAAATGTTGAATGCCTTCTCCGCAGATTACTATAGTTTTTTTGCCTGTTTTGAAGTTTACCTATAAATGCTGAAAAATCATGTGAACTGCTTTTAATCTGTCTAATCTACTTTGCATTGTATAGCAGCAGTAATTTCATGTTTTAAattggtttaattttagaaacTGCAGCAGGAAGCAGAGACTCAATGTGATAGTGAACAATGTTTGGTTTGGAATAGTTGTCCTGTAAAGTCTGTTATCTGCGGTCAGCAAGTCATCGACTTTCCAAAATGTCACCGTCTGTTAGGCTTTCATAGATAGAATGATAATTTGGATGTCATCCTGCTATTGATAGAATAAAACATCTAATAAAACAATGACACATATCCTGTAAAAGAGATTATCTGTTGTTGGTACTTAATTTCCAGAGAAAGGTGAATCGTCTTTTCTTTTGcattttttattctttgaaAAATTTCCTATAAATCCTAGATTCACTTGACATCGTATGAGTATCCTCTATTTGCATATTGATTTACACTTCAGTTACATGATTATCTGGGTGGATACAACCAGTGCGGAATAAGCATAAAAACAAGACCTGGTAGTTTTTTTGACATTTCGCTCCTTAGCTTTTGACAATAAGATTGTTATGTGAAGCCCTTTATAGGACATTAAGGAGAAAAATGAACATGTGTTGCCTTTGGATGCAGGACTATCGACCAATTGGCCAATTTCAGCACTTGGAACCGttggaaatcatccactatttcatattttcttcatgCAAAAACTGCTAGATTGGTATCTGGTGCCAACATGATATTCTCTGCTCCTAAGCTATACTGGGTGCAAGTTTTTGAACGACTCAATACTTCAGCAAAGTGCAGGGAAAATAATTTGCATGAAACAATGGTAAGTGAGTGCAGAAATGTAGTCTTAAAAGTTCCATCAAATTCAAGAAGGAAGGCTTCATTACCCATATTAAATTCTAATGTGGACAATGTTTGCCAATTTTGTGTTATCTGCTCTATAAGAGTCTGTGGATGTCTGTATAATTTCAACTTGTGtaatttttgaattattaataaaaaaaattcatttaccAATGATACGTAGTTCACCTTTTGTGGTTTCTACTTGATAGCAATGATGTACACTGGCGTGGCTGAGGATTATTCTTACAAATTCTTGTTCAATTTATGCTGCAATATGATATATTTCAAAATTGCAGTTATTTTCAAGTAGTACTATTTGCAttcttcaatgcaaaaagaATATGTAGGAGCTTAGGTTGAGAATTTTGTGTTTAATGCTTTCCAGATTTTGTtggatccttttttttttttgatcaagctcttctctAACAGTTTTTTATGGAATTGCATGCAAGGCTGTTGATCAACCGGGTGTATAATATAGACCTTGAATTTCATTCTGAgtactttttaatttatttgttttgccTGTTTCCTCCTTGAGACAGGAAATTTTGTTGTTTGGGCGTGTTACAAGTAAATGGAATTGCCTAATTGAATACTTCATGTCAATTTCGTATGATCCCTTCACCGTCTCAAAGCTGTATCTTGAAGTATGCAACTTGCTCTCAGGAAGACCTCTAAGCTTTCATTCCAGAGAGGATTCAACATATGCAAAGGTATGCTCAACTTTACTGAATGACGTTGACATTGTATATTTGTATcattaaatatatgtatatgtagAGGGATCTATTGACATGGAGCATTAGAGCTTTACTCTGCTACTTCCATGACTTTTTATCTGGGTGAATTTCTTAGATTTAATTTTGAATCAAAATTTCCAAGTGGACAGTTCATGCAGTATTTCCTTGGTGACTATTATCATTCTATCTGAGCCCTTAATCAATTTTTATGAAGAGCATAAAGTGACATCTGGGAAGAATATACTAAAATTTCCAAGTGGACAGTTCATGCAGTACCCACATCCAGATAGATCAGAACGCATGTGTTATTAGACATCTGGGAAGAATTTACTAAAATGGCTATCTTTTTCTTTATGGTTTATTTTTCATCACTACAAATAGAATTCTACGACTAGTTCTGGAATATTTTAAAGACTATCAAGGCAAAAATATTGGCTATGATCATTTTTCCAAGCCCTCCTGATgagattttataatttatttacagTTTCATCCTTGTCTGTTTCATTcaactatttttttaattggttCTAGCCATGATAACAGGAGAGCGACATTCTAGAGTATTTAGTCAAGTTGCTCGATGGGCAGGTTCATCAATTGTGGAAGCTCCCTCCAGTCCTTCTGGCTGTTTCCATCCCAATCTGGTAGTCTTATTGATCTTCTCTTCAGTGTTTTGCTACTGTGTTTTTTTCTCTTTGAGTTATACTATGTTTATATACATGAAAAAACCCAGTTGATTTTACCAATACCACCTAGATTTTTTAAgattgttcaatttttactgAGGTTATTGAATTTTGCTAAACCTTCCCTCCAAGTTACctctttttagaaaaaaaagctTGGAAGATCCTTAAGTAGCCTTTGAGTTTCTACGGGTTACAGATGCCCTTCTCGAAACATTTCACAAACATCAATAGAACAGTGAAGTTCTTAGATGCTGATGATTTTGTTTGTAGGTCGCCTTTGTTCAGGTTGTATCTAAATGAAATACAGATTCA comes from the Euphorbia lathyris chromosome 5, ddEupLath1.1, whole genome shotgun sequence genome and includes:
- the LOC136229651 gene encoding uncharacterized protein isoform X2 produces the protein MVWNFPDISLEEMVKLIQGFVDILILASSYQSSGLLAHWDAHNIKRAFQWASFFENVLGKLISLDVYKDSVGELDAAIYEMTCNPSFPKGLANLSCNTLVKARNLVLEHFFHTLPLRDSHLMVFLTAIIEMDLEKLSGSEHDYLPIYLNKLTMNAPFHLVPEKRGHIEDSVIISKTMETGTCPDDDLTKFTLQELLRRQSAVSGILTIGTGLDILSNAFRCSNCTDFQSSSYEEELKPERTPVSAGTIDQLANFSTWNRWKSSTISYFLHAKTARLVSGANMIFSAPKLYWVQVFERLNTSAKCRENNLHETMEILLFGRVTSKWNCLIEYFMSISYDPFTVSKLYLEVCNLLSGRPLSFHSREDSTYAKESDILEYLVKLLDGQVHQLWKLPPVLLAVSIPIWSPLFRLYLNEIQIQFRGDSSAMRCCSCIQHNKEHEDCQLAERIWCLYIFHVCGSQITLES
- the LOC136229651 gene encoding uncharacterized protein isoform X1; amino-acid sequence: MVWNFPDISLEEMVKLIQGFVDILILASSYQSSGLLAHWDAHNIKRAFQWASFFENVLGKLISLDVYKDSVGELDAAIYEMTCNPSFPKGLANLSCNTLVKARNLVLEHFFHTLPLRDSHLMVFLTAIIEMDLEKLSGSEHDYLPIYLNKLTMNAPFHLVPEKRGHIEDSVIISKTMETGTCPDDDLTKFTLQELLRRQSAVSGILTIGTGLDILSNAFRCSNCTDFQSSSYEEELKPERTPVSAGTIDQLANFSTWNRWKSSTISYFLHAKTARLVSGANMIFSAPKLYWVQVFERLNTSAKCRENNLHETMEILLFGRVTSKWNCLIEYFMSISYDPFTVSKLYLEVCNLLSGRPLSFHSREDSTYAKESDILEYLVKLLDGQVHQLWKLPPVLLAVSIPIWSPLFRLYLNEIQIQFRGDSSAMRCCSCIQHNKEHEDCTDTRNLNLQFHFPISCDTSSSFIYNTVSDSNKDENF